The Falco biarmicus isolate bFalBia1 chromosome 7, bFalBia1.pri, whole genome shotgun sequence genome contains the following window.
GAGAGGGGGAGAAGCCATCAGTGGGGGGCCGAGTCTTCACCGCGGCCTTAAaccagggaagggagggggaagaaggatCGCCCGACTCGCTGGCTGCGCTGCTCCAGCGGCACCGAGGACGCCAGTTCTGCCAGCGACGTCCCTCGCCGGCTAACCTTGAGAGCCTGCCAGGCGAGAGCATGAATGAATCTTTCTCCAGGGGCAgctccctgccttcctccttctcctcctctgcccaaggtttggggtgtgtgtgcagctctgggagctgtgcccagcatccctggggtgTGGGGCAGGGCCTGATGGTGTGGTGGGGGCTGTgcgctgcagccccccagctctccctccatccatccatccatccatggGTTTACTTGCAGACTTGACCTCGTGCAGCCCCtgtcctctgcctgcccagcaaCGGGGGTCGCGGTGTGTACCCGCATCCTGCgggggcagtgggtgctgggggggggggaggctgcccactgctctcccctctcccagccccctTGGCCACACACCAGTGGGCTCACACACCCTTCCTCCGGGGGTACTGGGGTGGGTTTTGCTGCGTCTGAtcttttcatgtaaaaaaaaaaatgaaataaaattaataattaatataatgAAACCTAGATGTGCTCAGAATAAAATCCCCCTGCGGGCGGTGGGCGGGGGTCTGAGCTGGGGTAACGGGCGGGGCCTGAGCCGTGCGGCGGGCGCTGATTGCGCGGTGGGAGGGGCTTGGGCGGTAGGTGGGGCCCTGAGCGGCGGGCGGGGCCTGAGCCAGGCTGTGGGCGGTTATTGGGCGGGGCTTAAGTAGTGGGCGGGCCTGCGGCCGTGGCGCGCTGGGAAGGCGGAAGCGGGTCCGGGGCCGATCGGCCATGGCCGGGCCCGGCTGGGCCCCGCCGCGCCTCGATGAGTTCATCCTCACCGAGCGCCTCGGTGCCGGCACCTACGCCACCGTCTACAAGGCCTACAGGAAGGTAGGGTCGGGCCCGCTGCGGCctggccccccccccccccccccgcctcctccccCGTGCGGCGCTCCCCCTTTTCACAGCCTTCTATATGGGGTGCCAGCCCTGTAGCCCCTATATGGGACCTGTCCCCCGCCTTGGCAGGGGTTCCTTTGCCCCCGGGACCCCTCCCAGGCTGGGGGAGGACCCCTAGGGTGGCTGTTTGGGGGGAGCTACGGGTGGACCCTAGAGTTGGTGCCCCTTGGCAGGGGGACACGCGCGAGGTGGTGGCCATCAAGTGTGTGAGCAAGAGGAGCCTTAACCGGGCGTCAGTGGAGAACCTGCTGACGGAGATCGAGATCCTGAAGACCATCCGACACCCGCACATCGTGGAGCTCAAGGACTTCCAGGTGGGGCTGGGTGTTTCCCAGCGAAGGGGGGACACTGAGCCAGCACCGGCCCAGCTCAGGTCCTGGGGTCCCCCCTGGCTCCCCAGGGGTGTGTCCGTGGGGCTTGGTGCCTGTGACTGGGCAAACCAGTCCAGGTGGACCCTGTGTGGGTGGGATATGCAGTGGGACCGGCCAGCGCAGCGTGACGGGGTCCTCTTGCCTCCCAGTGGGACAGTGACCACATCTATCTGATCATGGAGTTCTGCGCTGGGGGAGACCTCTCCCGTTTCATCCGGATGCGCAGGATCCTCCCCGAGAAGGTGGCACGcatcttcctgcagcagctcggTAAGGGCTTCTGGCCCGCAGATTTTGGGGGACAGGGCTGTAGAGGTGTTCTCCTGCTGCCACGTGCCCAtctgcctgcccagcctgtgcccTGAAGTTCCTTCACGACCACAACATCTCCCACCTGGACCTCAAGCCACAGAACATCCTCCTGAGCACCCTGGAGAACCCCCAGCTGAAGCTGGCAGGTCAGGGCAGGTCCccagggaggggctgggggtggtaATTCCTTCTCCCCACTCCCCACAAGTTCTCCTCGTTCTTTGCCCCACAGATTTTGGGTTTGCTCAGCACATGTCCCCGTGGGACGAGAAGCATGTTCTGCGGGGCTCCCCACTCTACATGGCTCCCGAGATGGTGTGCCGCCAGCAGTATGACGCCCGGGTGGACCTGTGGTCGGTGGGCGTCATCCTTTATGGtgggcttttgcttttgtgctcACCAGGGGTTGGCTCAGGGCCGATTTCCCCGTCTCCATCTCCCCATGCCGCTCCCTTTTTGCCCCCTGCAGAAGCGCTTTTTGGGAGGCCGCCCTTTGCCTCTCGCTCCTTCgctgagctggaggagaagATTCGCAGCGACCGGGCTGTTGAGGTAACGCGTGATGGGATGGTGCTGGGTGGATTCTTGCAGTCCATCCGCATGCCGGGGCTGCGGCAGGACCGGGGGTctctcagcccctgcccctccccagctgcccagccGACCCCTACTCTCCGCGGAGTGCCGGGACCTCTTGGGACAGCTCTTGGAGAGGGACCCTTTGAAACGCATCTCCTTTGAGCGCTTCTTTGCCCACCCCTTTGTGGATATGGAGCACGTCCCCGGCCCTGAGAGCCTCTGCAAGGCAGTGagcggggtgctggggagctggtcCCTGGGGACATGGCGGGGCTGAGCCCTGAGCCCCCACCTTGTCTCCCCCAGACCAACCTGGTGGTGGAGGCGGTGAAGAAGGACCAGGAGGGGGACGCCTCCACCGCCCTCTCCCTGTACTGCAAAGCTCTGGAGTATTTTGTGCCGGCTCTGCACTGTGAGTCCACCCGGGGGCTGTGTGGGTcctgggcagtgctggctgcttttGGGGGGTGGGCAGCACCCTGGGAGAGGCCAGTTTGCggcccacccaccccagcattCATTCGCTCTCCCTCCAGATGAAAGTGATGCTCGCCGGAAAGAAGCCATCCGGGCTAAGGTGAGCCAAAAAcccctggggaggtgggggatggCATCCTCCCAGCTTAGCTCGGCAAGATGCCCCCCCAGTCCCCGTGGTGGGGGTCCCCTCacccccctgctgtgggcaggtggggcaGTACATCTCCCGAGCAGAGGAGCTGAAGGCATTGGTCACCTCCAGCAACAAGAGCCtcttgcagaaagaaaacccagcCAGAGAGCTCCTTAAAGGTAGCGCTTTGTGGGGACCCCCAGCCTCAGAGCAGGAAGGGGACACCCGGTGGGGGGTTGGGCTGAAGGGTGTCACCCCCTCCCCGGGGTGCTTCCCACTGCGACATCCCCTTGCAGAGATGGCCAAGGACAAGCCTCGGCTCTGCGCTGCGCTGGAAATGGCTTCTGCTGCCATCGCTAAGGTGGGTCGTGCATTGGGGGTCCCGTCTCCCCTCGAGTGGAAGGGGAAAGAGCAAACCCGGGCAGGGGGGAGCTGGTGTATCCCCCCGGCTGCAGCCCGGCCCCTGGGGTCTgttgcaggaggaggaaggcaaagaTGACCGTGACACCCTGGAGCTCtaccagcagagcctgggggagctgctgctcctcctggcCGGTGAGTTGTGGCTGCGGTGGGTGCTGCGGGGCAGGGACGCATCCTGCGCGTGGGGCTGATGGGACGGCACATCCCTCTTCCCTCCGCAGCGGAGCCTGCAGGGAGGCGGCGGGAGCTGCTCCACGCGGAGGTGAGTGCCAGCTGTGGGACTGCGGCGTGTCCCTGTTGGCATGGCTTTGAAGGGACTTTCCTCTCTGTCCACCAGATCCAGACCCTGATGGCCCGAGCCGAGTACCTGAAAGATCAGATAAAGGTACGGCTGCTTTTGAGGGGGGCTCTGGAGCacgctgggggggctgcagcctggaaaACACCCCTCTCCCCTGGCAGATGCGGGAGGCGCAGTCCATGGGCAAGGAGGCGCTGGCGGAGCCCGTCCGGAGCAGTGAGTCCCTGTCTCCATCTCCTCTTGTCCCCTGGGAGGGGACTTGACAAAAGGGGCCTGGGGAAGTGTCCCCCCTTGTGGCTTCGCTGAAGTGGTGGGCAATATCccggcagctgctgcagccacggGGATATTCCTGCCCATGGGTAATCCCGATGCCGCACgccttcctctccccccagcaTGGGGCCGTGCGTGGCTGGGATCCCACCCGGCTGGGTGACGATGGCGTGTGCAGCTGAGTGAACGGTCTCTGTGCCGCCCGGCACAGCCTGTACCTTGCAGTGATGCCCGGGAGCCAGCCGGCGGGATGCTGCTCACCGCCCTGGCGCTGCCGTGCGAAGAGGTGCCGCCGGGGTGGAGGAAGGATGAGCCTTTTGTCCCAACTGCTTTGGGGTAACCGCCTCGGGGGCTCACCCTTGGGCTCCCACCCCGGGAGGGTCCCATGGGTGGGTCTGTAGAGCCACCTGCCCTTCTCCCTGGACGTTGGCATCATTTCCCAACAGGCAGAGTTCCCTCCTGGCCCTGCCTCGACCGTCTGCCTCCCCTGACCACAGTGGGCGGGTTATTCCACTCTAATTCCCTCCACcggctgcgacgggctgggtATTTTTATCCTGGCACCGGGCTCCGGCAGCATATCCCCCCTGCCAGTCGCATACGTCTCTTGCCTCTTCAGCTGGATGTTTCTTCCACCTCCCAAATTCTTCCAGGGGAGCCGTGGGTGTATGCGCAGCCCAGACCCACAGAGCCCCACTGAGAGCTCTGGGCTGTCGGTGACggcagcaggcagagggtcGGGGATGCTCCTGGTGCCCACCCTCCGCTGTGCCTTTCTCACCCAGCAACTACCTCTGCGCCTGCTGTCGCTCCTCTGGCCTCGAGCACCCAGCTGCACCGGCCCTGCCTCCCTCTCACTGCAGGAGCGTCAGGTCGAGGCATTTGCTTCCTAAACCTGCctgcatggggctggcaggTACTGGCTGCGTTCGTCACTGGTGTCACGAGGTGCTGGCAGTGCTCGGCAGGGGGTAACGGTGCGTGCTGCACGGGTATGGTAAACACAGATGAGCAGAAATCAATCACCTTCAGGGAAAGAGTCGCACGGCTGCAAATGGCGATACCTCCCCAAAGGCACAGCCTCGGCATCCTGCCCACTCCGCTCCTCAGGGCTCTGACCACACCGGTATCCCAATCGTAATCCcaggagccccccagccctgccgaAGTCACTTATCCGGGGTGGTGAGGTCCGCCTGTCCTGCCAAGCAAGGGACTTGTCTCACTAGCTACTGTATTTCAAGGGAATGTAATTTATTGTCTTTAATAAATGCTTTGATTTCTCCAACTCCTCCAGTCACGAGTTTGCACTTGAAGACCCATGGGGGGGTCTCCAGCCAAGCCCAGGAGCGAGAGGCAGCCTGGGGTGCCTGGAGCCATTgaggagggctggggacccctcttccctgcccccctgcccaaGACCAGAGCCGGAGGGTCCCCTTCTCTcccccaggcagtgctggtggggagCCCTACCTCCCCGTGCTCCCTGGGGACATGAGGCAGCCAAAGCAAGGTTTGACCTTGTTTTTGcttcagatctttttttctttgtgtgcatGTAAAACAGAACAACATGAAAGATGAcgtaaaatcacattttctccAATAGGTTTTTATggcggggctgggcagggaggtgtgGGGGAAAGGCAGGGGGCCTGGAGCAAATGGTGGGGTTATTTTGGGGGGGCCCCAGGGATGGTCTGAGCTGTGAACCCAGCAAAGCTCCCAGGGCCGCCTTCACCCCAGGTGCAGCTCCATAACGTGGTTtcttccccccccagcccctagCTTTTAGTCTGGGCTGCTCCATGCCCAAGCCATTGGAGAGCTTCCCAGGCAGATGTGGCAAggcatttttgtttggtttttttatttattttattattactttgttattattattctgaGCAGAGATTATATCCTGAGGCTTTAAAGAGCTTTCAaaccccctgccctcccccggCCCGTGGCTAGCACAGAGCTGCCGGGGCGGCGGAACGGCTGTGCAGCCGGCGCGGATAATCGCATCTGCCTTTACGCTCTGCCGAAGATGCGGCCGAATCCGGAGCCTTTTGAAGCTGGGAGAGGCTCCAGCTGCTTCCCCGGGGGTGACGGAGCTGGGGGTGTCCCGGCTTTGTGTCGCACGGATGCGAGTCGTTTCTGCACCAGGGCTCGCAAGGTGCTGCCTGAATGTCACTGCCCGGGCTGAGGGGACAAGGCACGGGGTGAGCAGTGCCCAGCCGGCAGCAGGGGCTGGCCGCGGCGGTGGCCTTTGTCACTCGGCATGGCTTCGGCCACGGTGGGGAGCAACAAGCGCTGCTCCGGCCACCTTCTCCATTGGTGTCATGGCAAAGCCCGGTGGGGACGCGTGCCAGAGCGGTCCTGCCTCCTGGCACCATCCAGCCTTCCCAAAGGAAAGGCTCTTCTGAGccagagcatccccagcatcACTCACAGGGTGGCTCTGGGGTCACAGTTGTCACCTAGAGAGGCAGAGGGGTTGTCACCCACCTTGTACCAGCCCACAGGCCTCTCGGTGATGTGAGCTCAAACACTCAATGGGCTTTAAAGAAAGAGTTGGGAAAAGCTGGGTCAGTGTGTGAAGCCAATTGTGGGTTCTCCTCCGTGCTCTTTAATCCAGATTAATCCCGATATCTGGACCAGCAGCACAGCGATGGTGCAGTAGGATGGATGGGGCCACCCCTTCCCGCAGCAGCTCACAGGGAGGTTTAATTgcctacaaaaagaaaaacgGAGCATTCAGCAGAGATCCCTCATCCTCCGGTGACGGTTCATTTGTTTCGGTGCTTTAACGATTGCTCATTTAATGCTTTGTCCGTTGGGGAAACCACTCGCATCCTCCCATGCTTACCAGCAGAAGGGAGGCCCGATCCTGCACACGGCTGCAGGGTGGCTCCACGCCTGGTGGGGGAGCGGAGCTCTGCCCACCCACGCTCCTTCAcaagcactgctgccagcagagacaccccagcacccagcaaggGCCTGCTTGGACAAATCCACCCCAAACCTGGCCCTGCAGGTGAGGGAATTGTATAGAGGTTTATAGCGTAGAACTTAGATTTTCTACTTTAATCTGCACTAATTCTTTGCTTTAAGTTTTGTAGCCCGCGTGTTGATGCCCGGAGCGGTGGTATGGTGTGCAGGCAGTGGGGATGCGCGGCTGCAGGGATGCTCGGGGATGTGGCAGTGGGGAATGCTGGCAAATGGGCTGCATCTCTCgatgggcaggggacaggcaggagaggggctgcctggccctgctccccccaTCCCAAGCTCTCCTCCCCGGTACGGGCACCGGGCCAGCCAcgagagcagggctgcaggctcACAGCATCCTTGGAGCTCATGACGCTTTGCTGGGAATGCTTTGCTGAGGCTTAACACGTCACGGAGCCAAGCAGGGAGAGCAtgtgctgcttgcttttcacATGCCTGGGGGTCATGGTGCCTCCTAAAATAAACCCGCCGAGCTTCACGCGGCCTTTGTGTGGCGGCACGTGGGCCAGGAGCGAGCGCCGAGCTGAAGGTCTGTGgctgggggagtggggaaggggggcagaATACAAGGTGGGGGAGAGGGTGCAGGCTGTGTGCTGGTGGGGCTACGCGGGTTACAGGTGGGGGCGAGCCGAAGGGCTGCATCCTCCAGACCCAtctccctccccctgctccGGTCGGGATCCTGCTCTCCCGCGGGATGTGTTATTGATCATGCCTTGCCATCAGCCTGGGATTTAACAGCCGTGCCGTGtcgtgccgtgctgtgccgtgccggAGGGCTTGGCTTGGTCAGTGCCTGCTCTCCGCTATCCCTTTCCTGGTGAGGGATTAGACGAGCTTGGGCTGATCCTCATCAGGTATGATCTCCTTTCGGAGCTAAAGCTGCTTCTGCcactcttccctctcttcccacCAGCCTCCAGCGCTGTGCGGGGCTGGGCCAGGCTCTGCCCGGGGCCGGTGGCCCCCGAGCTGCCGCCGGGtccccggggggctgcagagcagccggTCCCTGGGGCCAGAGGGTTGGCGACGTGCGTCCCCACGGGCAGAGCATCACGCCTGagctgcctccctctgcctcctgccagccacagccctgcctgctttCCTCTAAGAGGTGAGGCGAGCTCTGATTTCGGAGCGTACGCCGAGTTTCCCAGGCCCCCACACGGTTCtcccagggggctgggggcagaaaGCAATCTGCTGGCCCTGCCGGGGAGCTttgctcagcccagcagccccagacACGGCCTAATCCTGCATCCTTGCTATTattataacaataataacagtaatgatGATTACACCAGCTTCCCAGCTCCCTCTCCTCTGTTTTCCTGGATAACCAAACTCCCCTGTGAAAACAAATCGCAGCTAATCAACTCCATTGGGATTTGGAACAGTAAAttcccagcctgtgccaagTTTTTCCAGGAAGCCTCGCTGCAGGAGCCCACCGCCTGCCGAGATGCCAgcaggctggagctgctccGGCTTGAAGTCACACCTGTACTTATCATGGTCTTGTCCCCGTGGAGATGTGTCCTTGCTGGGAGCAGTGCCGCAGACGTCCCACAGTGCCCATGAGACTGAGGCGGGGAGCTGGTGAGTGAGCTGAAGGCTTTTTACTAAAATAGCCCCAAATCTGTGAAatctgggggttttgtttgcttttaaacccAGCTGCTGACAAAGAGCCACATGTAGCATCCCTTTGGTATGAAACATGGCAAAACAGCCAAGCACAATCAGGCGTGATAATTTCTGCTGGATAATGCCACAAGAGATTTCTCCCTTGAGCCCCACCACtgctccccccctgccctgtaAAGGGGATGTGCTTGGTCTGTCTACGCCCCTCGTGCCTTGGGGCACCCCAAGACCTTTAGCAGGAAAGTACTGCTCGAGGAGAGAAATAAGTGCATAGACATCTCCTGGTATTTATTCCACTGGTTATAACAGTACCATGGCATGGGGACAGGAGAGGAGGTGGAAGACACTCAACTGAGCACAGTGCACAAGTACAGCAcgacagaggaggaggaggaggaggaggaggagggggagggggggggggggcagagatTTTTCCCTTATTACTTTGTTCTTCACCTGAAAGGAACAAGGACAGGAGTGGATCCCACCCTGGGAGAGGGAGGGTGTGCCACCACTGCTCTGGGGAAGGGCTTTTGTGGGTTCAGATGAGCACCGGGGAAGGGGTTTATTCCTCTCTAGCACTAGTTCAGGCTTCAGCCCTCTGGTCCTCAGCACCCCCCTTCCCGCTGGGCTAAATGGGATCACACAGCAGGTCCTTCCCAGCTGACTCCTTTGAAAGGGGCTCTCAGGGACAAGGTGGTTGGCATTTCTTGCACAGATGGGATGTCATGTCTTATGTGATGGGTATAGGATGTGAGGCTGGGGGGTTGTGCCTCCTCCTTGCAAAGCAAATTGGAGACTCCCTGTAATTTCTAGGAGGCTTGGCTGGAATGTGTAGGTAGAGGCATGGTGTATGGCCACCACTCTGCTGGAAAGCCTTTGCCTTCCCATGCTGACATGGTTCAATAACACTCCAAGGTCACTCGGGGCTTTCCTTCCCTGCAACCCCCCCAGCTCTTGCTGAAGACACCCACTACCATGGGCACAGGAGGAGGCGCTGGGGCACCGGGGGGACATGCTGGCTCTTTGCTTTAACCTCAGACtggagaacaaaacaaaaaccacacatCAGGGACATCTGGGTCAGGGACTTGAGGCTTCACATGGCTCAGAGGGAGGACCCAACTCACACAAAGCAAGGGTGACAACATCAGTGGGGTCCccgctgcaggcagcagccaccgccagaccctgggctgcatcacctCCCGTCTCCCCCCCCATCACGCTGACGGGGAGCAGGGGGTTCAGCCGGCTCACATCATGGTGCATTTCTCAGCCGATTGCTTCAGGTCCTCTAGTGTGGCCGAAGCTTTGTCTTTCAAGGAATCAAGGTCCAGGTTCTGGATGTTGCTGAGCTGGCCGATCACCGagttcttctcttcctcctcctcgtTGTCCTGCTCAATCATCTTGGCCAGCTCTTTGGGCAGCTCCACGTCACCTCCCACCAGCTGAATCTGGTTGTCATCCGTCTCATTCTGAAATGGGCCAGGAGAAAGTCAGGCGGGGGATGTGGCAGGtgggaaggtggtggtggtgggcttCTGGAGGCACTAAAAGCACGTGCAAGGTTCATGGCAGTGTCTGCGTGGGCTTTGGGCTATTTCCATGTTCAGGTCTGTGTGGGCTGGTCCCTGGGGCTCACTGCCATGCCCGTGCTGTGGGTAGGATGCTGACCCGGAGGGGACAGGGCTGACAGAGCCAGGGCACACACCAGTGGACGCAGCAAGAAGTGAGATGAAAACCCGAGTGTGCCAGCATCAGTATAAATTGGCTTTCAGCTGGCTTTGGAGAGGCTGGGGAGGTTTAGGCACCCAATTAATCTACACGTATGCTTAACGGCG
Protein-coding sequences here:
- the ULK3 gene encoding serine/threonine-protein kinase ULK3 isoform X1, encoding MAGPGWAPPRLDEFILTERLGAGTYATVYKAYRKGDTREVVAIKCVSKRSLNRASVENLLTEIEILKTIRHPHIVELKDFQWDSDHIYLIMEFCAGGDLSRFIRMRRILPEKVARIFLQQLACALKFLHDHNISHLDLKPQNILLSTLENPQLKLADFGFAQHMSPWDEKHVLRGSPLYMAPEMVCRQQYDARVDLWSVGVILYGGLLLLCSPGVGSGPISPSPSPHAAPFLPPAEALFGRPPFASRSFAELEEKIRSDRAVELPSRPLLSAECRDLLGQLLERDPLKRISFERFFAHPFVDMEHVPGPESLCKATNLVVEAVKKDQEGDASTALSLYCKALEYFVPALHYESDARRKEAIRAKVGQYISRAEELKALVTSSNKSLLQKENPARELLKEMAKDKPRLCAALEMASAAIAKEEEGKDDRDTLELYQQSLGELLLLLAAEPAGRRRELLHAEIQTLMARAEYLKDQIKMREAQSMGKEALAEPVRSSESLSPSPLVPWEGT
- the ULK3 gene encoding serine/threonine-protein kinase ULK3 isoform X3, whose product is MAGPGWAPPRLDEFILTERLGAGTYATVYKAYRKGDTREVVAIKCVSKRSLNRASVENLLTEIEILKTIRHPHIVELKDFQWDSDHIYLIMEFCAGGDLSRFIRMRRILPEKVARIFLQQLACALKFLHDHNISHLDLKPQNILLSTLENPQLKLADFGFAQHMSPWDEKHVLRGSPLYMAPEMVCRQQYDARVDLWSVGVILYGGLLLLCSPGVGSGPISPSPSPHAAPFLPPAEALFGRPPFASRSFAELEEKIRSDRAVELPSRPLLSAECRDLLGQLLERDPLKRISFERFFAHPFVDMEHVPGPESLCKATNLVVEAVKKDQEGDASTALSLYCKALEYFVPALHYESDARRKEAIRAKVGQYISRAEELKALVTSSNKSLLQKENPARELLKEMAKDKPRLCAALEMASAAIAKEEEGKDDRDTLELYQQSLGELLLLLAAEPAGRRRELLHAEIQTLMARAEYLKDQIKMREAQSMGKEALAEPVRSTCTLQ
- the ULK3 gene encoding serine/threonine-protein kinase ULK3 isoform X5, yielding MAGPGWAPPRLDEFILTERLGAGTYATVYKAYRKGDTREVVAIKCVSKRSLNRASVENLLTEIEILKTIRHPHIVELKDFQWDSDHIYLIMEFCAGGDLSRFIRMRRILPEKVARIFLQQLACALKFLHDHNISHLDLKPQNILLSTLENPQLKLADFGFAQHMSPWDEKHVLRGSPLYMAPEMVCRQQYDARVDLWSVGVILYEALFGRPPFASRSFAELEEKIRSDRAVELPSRPLLSAECRDLLGQLLERDPLKRISFERFFAHPFVDMEHVPGPESLCKATNLVVEAVKKDQEGDASTALSLYCKALEYFVPALHYESDARRKEAIRAKVGQYISRAEELKALVTSSNKSLLQKENPARELLKEMAKDKPRLCAALEMASAAIAKEEEGKDDRDTLELYQQSLGELLLLLAAEPAGRRRELLHAEIQTLMARAEYLKDQIKMREAQSMGKEALAEPVRSSESLSPSPLVPWEGT
- the ULK3 gene encoding serine/threonine-protein kinase ULK3 isoform X6, translated to MAGPGWAPPRLDEFILTERLGAGTYATVYKAYRKGDTREVVAIKCVSKRSLNRASVENLLTEIEILKTIRHPHIVELKDFQWDSDHIYLIMEFCAGGDLSRFIRMRRILPEKVARIFLQQLACALKFLHDHNISHLDLKPQNILLSTLENPQLKLADFGFAQHMSPWDEKHVLRGSPLYMAPEMVCRQQYDARVDLWSVGVILYEALFGRPPFASRSFAELEEKIRSDRAVELPSRPLLSAECRDLLGQLLERDPLKRISFERFFAHPFVDMEHVPGPESLCKATNLVVEAVKKDQEGDASTALSLYCKALEYFVPALHYESDARRKEAIRAKVGQYISRAEELKALVTSSNKSLLQKENPARELLKEMAKDKPRLCAALEMASAAIAKEEEGKDDRDTLELYQQSLGELLLLLAAEPAGRRRELLHAEGLSSLSTRSRP
- the ULK3 gene encoding serine/threonine-protein kinase ULK3 isoform X2 translates to MAGPGWAPPRLDEFILTERLGAGTYATVYKAYRKGDTREVVAIKCVSKRSLNRASVENLLTEIEILKTIRHPHIVELKDFQWDSDHIYLIMEFCAGGDLSRFIRMRRILPEKVARIFLQQLACALKFLHDHNISHLDLKPQNILLSTLENPQLKLADFGFAQHMSPWDEKHVLRGSPLYMAPEMVCRQQYDARVDLWSVGVILYEALFGRPPFASRSFAELEEKIRSDRAVELPSRPLLSAECRDLLGQLLERDPLKRISFERFFAHPFVDMEHVPGPESLCKATNLVVEAVKKDQEGDASTALSLYCKALEYFVPALHYESDARRKEAIRAKVGQYISRAEELKALVTSSNKSLLQKENPARELLKEMAKDKPRLCAALEMASAAIAKEEEGKDDRDTLELYQQSLGELLLLLAAEPAGRRRELLHAEVSASCGTAACPCWHGFEGTFLSVHQIQTLMARAEYLKDQIKMREAQSMGKEALAEPVRSSESLSPSPLVPWEGT
- the ULK3 gene encoding serine/threonine-protein kinase ULK3 isoform X4 gives rise to the protein MAGPGWAPPRLDEFILTERLGAGTYATVYKAYRKGDTREVVAIKCVSKRSLNRASVENLLTEIEILKTIRHPHIVELKDFQWDSDHIYLIMEFCAGGDLSRFIRMRRILPEKVARIFLQQLACALKFLHDHNISHLDLKPQNILLSTLENPQLKLADFGFAQHMSPWDEKHVLRGSPLYMAPEMVCRQQYDARVDLWSVGVILYEALFGRPPFASRSFAELEEKIRSDRAVELPSRPLLSAECRDLLGQLLERDPLKRISFERFFAHPFVDMEHVPGPESLCKATNLVVEAVKKDQEGDASTALSLYCKALEYFVPALHYESDARRKEAIRAKVGQYISRAEELKALVTSSNKSLLQKENPARELLKEMAKDKPRLCAALEMASAAIAKEEEGKDDRDTLELYQQSLGELLLLLAAEPAGRRRELLHAEVSASCGTAACPCWHGFEGTFLSVHQIQTLMARAEYLKDQIKMREAQSMGKEALAEPVRSTCTLQ